A genomic stretch from Enterobacter dykesii includes:
- the yajD gene encoding HNH nuclease YajD produces MALIPKNYARLESGYREKALKIYPWVCGRCSREFVYSNLRELTVHHIDHDHTNNPEDGSNWELLCLFCHDHEHSKYTEADQYGTTVVAGEDAQKDVGVATFNPFADLKAMMDKKK; encoded by the coding sequence ATGGCTTTGATCCCCAAAAACTACGCGCGGCTGGAAAGCGGCTATCGCGAAAAAGCATTAAAAATCTATCCATGGGTGTGTGGACGCTGCTCGCGCGAGTTTGTCTATTCCAACCTGCGTGAGCTCACGGTTCACCATATCGATCACGACCATACCAACAACCCGGAAGACGGCAGCAACTGGGAGCTGCTGTGCCTGTTTTGCCACGATCATGAACACTCGAAATACACCGAAGCGGATCAGTACGGCACCACCGTGGTGGCCGGGGAAGACGCGCAAAAAGACGTGGGCGTCGCCACGTTTAACCCGTTTGCCGATTTAAAAGCGATGATGGATAAGAAGAAATAA
- a CDS encoding MipA/OmpV family protein, producing the protein MIAIKKVLYMSVPLLMAVNSGAQADDGAASDFLTVGLGGQYAPRYSGSDKQVWQVVPVLQGRKGAFFIDAQKGVGYDLQNDSGWYFEHTLGYDFGRADKNSGWREGANNLKGMGDIDATLNTGLAVGWQAAPWLSMEGKATLPLTDSQGGSYQASVTLIPVQNNQDTVAFQSAALFGDSRYLNTWYGVSEQQSRRTGYRRYAAPGGFYGVDTSLTWSHQFDAHWGTVLSADYTWLGDRANNSPIVMRRNEGAATAAITWTF; encoded by the coding sequence ATGATAGCGATAAAAAAAGTCCTGTATATGTCCGTCCCGCTTCTGATGGCCGTGAACTCTGGCGCGCAGGCGGATGATGGCGCCGCGTCCGATTTCTTAACCGTCGGGCTGGGGGGACAGTATGCCCCACGTTACTCAGGCTCAGACAAGCAGGTGTGGCAGGTGGTTCCGGTGCTGCAGGGTCGTAAAGGCGCTTTCTTTATTGATGCGCAAAAAGGGGTGGGATATGACCTGCAAAACGACAGCGGCTGGTATTTCGAACACACGCTGGGCTACGACTTCGGAAGGGCTGATAAAAATTCTGGCTGGCGTGAGGGCGCAAACAATCTGAAAGGGATGGGGGACATTGATGCCACCCTGAATACCGGCCTTGCCGTCGGCTGGCAGGCCGCGCCATGGCTGAGTATGGAAGGCAAAGCGACGCTGCCGTTAACGGACAGCCAGGGGGGAAGCTATCAGGCTTCCGTTACGCTCATCCCGGTACAAAATAATCAGGACACGGTTGCCTTTCAGTCTGCGGCCCTGTTTGGCGACAGCCGTTATCTGAATACCTGGTATGGGGTCAGCGAGCAGCAGAGCCGCCGCACCGGCTATCGCCGCTATGCTGCGCCGGGAGGATTCTATGGCGTCGACACCAGCCTGACCTGGAGCCATCAGTTCGATGCCCACTGGGGAACGGTTCTGAGCGCGGACTATACCTGGCTTGGCGATCGTGCGAATAACAGCCCGATCGTGATGCGGCGCAATGAGGGGGCTGCAACCGCCGCTATCACCTGGACATTTTAA
- a CDS encoding LysR family transcriptional regulator, with protein MQINLFESIRIFIEIVESGSLSQAAENLQVHRPAVTKALQLLEQHSGTRLLQRTTRRISLTPDGEAFYRRSKPLLAQADELLESFGTDRAIHGQLRVDMPVSFATLRVIPNLPDFYRQHPEIDIILSSSDRRRDMLRDGLDCVLRVGELEDGDYIARKIGNIKITTCASPAWLAKHGAPETPDDLRKHQAINWINNSSRQIHPWTFKTPEGIAEITLPGKLVVDNSEAYIAAGLAGLGLMQGMNLFLQPYIDRGLLVEVLPDYRSPDRKLSLLYPHRHLSRKVRVFTEWLESLV; from the coding sequence ATGCAAATAAACCTCTTTGAATCTATTCGAATTTTTATTGAAATTGTCGAGTCAGGCAGCCTTAGCCAGGCGGCGGAGAATCTGCAGGTCCATCGCCCGGCAGTCACCAAAGCGTTACAGCTTCTGGAGCAGCACAGCGGCACCCGGCTACTGCAGCGCACAACGCGTCGGATTAGCCTGACCCCGGATGGGGAGGCCTTTTATCGCCGGAGTAAACCCCTGCTGGCGCAGGCGGACGAATTACTGGAGTCGTTTGGTACGGACCGGGCAATACACGGCCAGCTGCGTGTGGATATGCCGGTCTCTTTTGCCACGCTGCGGGTCATACCTAATCTGCCTGATTTTTATCGTCAGCATCCTGAGATCGACATCATTCTGAGCAGCTCTGACCGCCGTCGGGATATGCTGCGGGATGGCCTGGACTGCGTGCTGCGCGTGGGAGAGCTGGAGGACGGTGACTACATCGCGCGTAAAATCGGGAACATTAAAATCACGACCTGCGCCAGCCCGGCCTGGCTGGCAAAACACGGTGCGCCAGAAACGCCGGATGATTTACGCAAACATCAGGCCATCAACTGGATTAATAACAGCAGCAGACAAATTCATCCGTGGACGTTTAAAACGCCAGAAGGCATCGCGGAAATTACCCTGCCCGGTAAGCTTGTCGTGGATAACTCCGAAGCTTACATCGCGGCAGGCCTTGCCGGGCTGGGGTTAATGCAGGGGATGAATCTCTTTCTCCAGCCTTACATAGACCGTGGTCTTCTGGTTGAAGTCCTGCCGGACTATCGCTCGCCGGACCGCAAGCTGTCACTGCTCTATCCACACCGCCACCTCTCCCGCAAGGTGCGGGTCTTTACCGAGTGGCTGGAAAGTCTGGTGTGA
- a CDS encoding response regulator codes for MLSRRVLIIEDDADAAGVLEAYLRRENYDVTITGDGHSGLDMAQRWKPDLILLDVMLPGLNGTEVLAGLRRKSDVPVIMVTAMGDTPDRIGALRYGADDYVVKPYHPGEVVARVQAVLRRSSKKETDEAILRWQTLEVDVAAIVASVDNGGDAPVMLDLTPTEFSLLATLLRSPAHPFSRQYLLEHCLPESEALERVVDTHIYNLRKKLEAAGISGVLINVRGVGYRFRQP; via the coding sequence ATGTTATCCAGAAGAGTGCTGATTATTGAAGATGACGCCGATGCGGCCGGCGTGCTCGAAGCCTATTTACGGCGGGAAAATTACGACGTGACCATAACCGGAGACGGTCATTCCGGGCTGGATATGGCGCAGCGGTGGAAGCCCGACCTCATCCTGCTGGACGTGATGCTGCCGGGGCTTAACGGCACCGAGGTACTGGCTGGCCTGCGTCGTAAAAGCGATGTGCCGGTGATCATGGTCACGGCCATGGGGGATACCCCCGACCGCATTGGCGCCCTGCGGTACGGTGCCGATGATTACGTTGTGAAGCCTTATCATCCGGGCGAAGTGGTGGCTCGGGTGCAGGCGGTGCTGCGGCGCAGCAGTAAAAAAGAGACGGACGAGGCGATCCTTCGCTGGCAAACGCTTGAGGTGGACGTGGCCGCCATTGTGGCGAGCGTGGATAACGGCGGCGACGCGCCCGTGATGCTCGATCTTACGCCAACGGAATTCTCGCTTCTGGCAACGCTGCTGCGTTCTCCGGCGCACCCGTTCTCCCGTCAGTATTTACTGGAGCACTGTTTGCCGGAAAGCGAAGCGCTGGAGCGCGTGGTGGACACCCATATTTATAACCTGCGTAAAAAACTCGAAGCGGCGGGGATCTCCGGCGTGCTGATCAACGTTCGCGGCGTGGGTTACAGGTTCAGACAGCCATGA
- a CDS encoding arylamine N-acetyltransferase family protein has product MQSDNFNISTYFKRINYTGPAVADTATLHALMRHQLFSVPFENLDVQAGKIVSLAPDDIADKVLTQGRGGYCYEVNGLFAMALEALGISYRFVAARPMFYPSRRPKTHMAIVAEVDSRQWLCDLGFGSYGIRAPMALDTLDVDITQDFDTFRLSRSAEGEYLLEAKVEGVWARQYGFDLTPQEWIDFVPANYLNSTHPDAIFVQKRVVVQHSPEGRQILLGDMLKTITVNGTETRKLAEDEIRHVLKDRFALTAA; this is encoded by the coding sequence ATGCAAAGCGATAACTTCAACATTTCCACCTATTTCAAACGCATAAACTATACCGGACCGGCGGTTGCCGATACGGCCACTCTGCATGCGCTGATGCGCCATCAGCTCTTTTCGGTCCCCTTTGAAAATCTGGACGTTCAGGCGGGGAAAATTGTCTCGCTGGCACCAGACGATATTGCCGATAAGGTATTAACGCAGGGGCGCGGCGGCTACTGCTATGAGGTAAACGGACTTTTTGCCATGGCGCTGGAGGCGTTAGGGATATCGTACCGCTTCGTGGCGGCGCGCCCGATGTTCTACCCCTCGCGGCGGCCGAAAACCCACATGGCGATCGTCGCTGAGGTAGATAGCCGACAGTGGCTTTGCGACCTCGGGTTCGGCAGCTACGGCATTCGCGCGCCGATGGCGCTGGACACGCTTGATGTGGATATCACGCAGGATTTCGACACGTTTCGGCTAAGCCGCAGCGCGGAGGGCGAATATCTGCTTGAGGCGAAGGTTGAGGGAGTGTGGGCCCGGCAGTACGGCTTTGATCTCACCCCTCAGGAATGGATTGATTTCGTCCCGGCCAACTACCTTAACTCCACGCACCCGGATGCCATCTTTGTGCAGAAGCGGGTAGTGGTGCAGCACAGCCCGGAGGGACGCCAGATTTTGCTGGGCGATATGCTGAAAACCATCACGGTGAACGGCACTGAAACGCGGAAACTGGCGGAGGATGAAATCCGCCATGTCCTGAAAGACCGTTTTGCGCTGACCGCCGCGTAA
- a CDS encoding sensor histidine kinase — MIKNQHSSLWRWICARILALAIGSVIVIATCMWLRYAVQNYWIMGKMPAAVRQEFLTLSQNPQANPARFHSIVDTWWGLSYSTPSIASADWATVALLVLVMIPFIVVMGLKHARPLALQFSRLRDAAKDVADGQFGRQAELIKDAPAEMVSFATDFNSMTGQLARYEKELRASHVAMAHELRSPLTAAIGRLQGMLDGVFDASPAQLGMVMKQLQHLNRLTDELHLLSLADAGNLVLEDQAFSLDELIQERAAWIMPEADAHHFRITLRNPRTSPFRGDAFRLGQVVTILMENALRYGRDGGHLEVALHYASGHYILEFTDDGPGVSPQFLPEMFKRFSREEQSRARHSGGSGLGLSIARAICQAHGGEISASLPETGGLAVRILLPWHPSGNENLHS, encoded by the coding sequence ATGATTAAAAATCAGCACTCCTCTCTGTGGCGCTGGATTTGCGCGCGCATCCTGGCGCTGGCTATCGGCAGCGTGATCGTCATTGCCACCTGCATGTGGCTGCGCTATGCGGTTCAGAACTACTGGATAATGGGCAAAATGCCAGCGGCGGTCCGGCAGGAGTTTCTGACGCTCAGCCAGAACCCGCAGGCCAATCCGGCCCGCTTCCACTCGATTGTGGACACCTGGTGGGGCCTGAGCTATTCCACGCCGTCTATCGCCTCAGCCGACTGGGCCACGGTGGCCCTGCTGGTGCTGGTGATGATCCCGTTTATCGTGGTGATGGGGCTCAAACACGCCCGGCCGCTGGCGCTGCAGTTCAGCCGCCTTCGCGATGCGGCAAAGGACGTCGCCGACGGGCAGTTTGGCCGCCAGGCGGAACTTATCAAGGATGCGCCGGCGGAAATGGTCAGCTTTGCGACCGACTTTAACTCCATGACGGGGCAACTCGCCCGCTATGAAAAAGAGCTTCGCGCCTCGCACGTCGCGATGGCGCACGAGCTGCGCTCGCCCCTGACGGCCGCCATCGGGCGTCTGCAGGGCATGTTAGACGGCGTGTTTGACGCCAGCCCGGCGCAGCTCGGCATGGTGATGAAACAGCTCCAGCACCTCAACCGCCTCACCGATGAGCTTCACCTTCTGTCGCTTGCCGACGCGGGTAACCTCGTGCTGGAGGACCAGGCGTTTAGTCTGGATGAGCTGATTCAGGAGCGGGCTGCCTGGATCATGCCCGAGGCTGACGCGCATCATTTTCGGATAACGCTTCGCAACCCGCGTACCAGCCCCTTCAGAGGCGATGCGTTCCGTCTTGGACAGGTCGTTACCATCCTCATGGAAAATGCGCTTCGTTACGGGCGTGATGGCGGCCACCTTGAGGTGGCGCTGCACTACGCCAGCGGGCACTACATCCTCGAATTTACCGATGACGGGCCGGGCGTGTCGCCCCAGTTCTTACCGGAAATGTTTAAACGCTTTAGCCGCGAGGAGCAGTCCCGCGCCCGGCATTCCGGCGGCAGCGGCCTCGGTTTGTCCATCGCCCGGGCGATTTGTCAGGCGCATGGGGGTGAGATTAGCGCGTCATTGCCGGAAACCGGCGGCCTCGCCGTGCGCATTTTATTGCCCTGGCATCCGTCCGGTAATGAAAATCTTCACTCTTGA
- a CDS encoding efflux RND transporter permease subunit, translating into MNTGSEAKFNLSAWALKNQQMVSFLMLLVIAMGVFCYEKLPRNEDPAFTIKTAVVSAQWPGASVADTTRLLTDTLEKKLQETPWLDYLESETRAGRTVIHVNLRDDTPPQRVPDIWYQVRKKMQDIAPSLPEGVQGPAVDDEFDDTFGTIYAFIPEGFTLREVRERAETIRRELMSLPDMGKTTLLGEQQEQWILAFSPARLAGMGLDIQEVADALRAQNAVVPAGVMRTGQENMAIKVSGALTTEESLRAVTLHVNNRYIPLTDIATVTREIAEPPAPAYRVNGKPAIGLAVSMAPTGNMLRFGAALNDRMAALSAGLPHGIEMVKVADQSAVVSDAVSGFIRVLIEAVVIVLAVSFVSLGLRAGLVVATAIPLVLAMTFAGMMLAGIGLQRISLGALIIALGLLVDDAMIAVETMVSRLEAGDSRRHAATHAFKTTAFPMLTGTLVMIAGFIPVGFAASSAGEYCFSLFAVVLIALLCSWAVAILFSPLTGTWLLPEKVRHHAAGPGRIARGYGRLLRLALRHRVATVLIALAALGLSAYGTTFMQGEFFPASDRPELLVSLTLPANASQPETLREVEKLEKALAGNSNIDRYSTYVGSGAIRFYLPMDVLLENENIAQMVVVAKDLEARDRLHAQLNRILATQFSDIITRVSPLELGPPVGWPIKYRVSGPDYLQVRALANRLTDAIGRSPLSRDVNQTAGEPERVITLKVNQTAARAAGISSESLARTLNTVWSGSVVTSIRDNDRLVDVVLRATDDARHSTATLSSLTIQGNDGKKIPLSAVATPVWGVDDPVVWRRQRVPFITVQTDLTPGMKAEAVSAALRPVVDKLRTSLPAGYSIEEGGAVAESDKGNSSVFTVLPVTLVIMLLLLMLQLRRYSRMLLALLMAPFGLPGIVLAMLPGGTPMGFVALLGVIALAGMIVRNAVILISEVDGNLAQGMANDAAIMAAAEHRARPICLTACAAILGMIPISHQVFWGPMAYAIIGGLLVATLVTLTVLPASFSLLLQWGAQRNAAKDGLR; encoded by the coding sequence ATGAACACGGGATCGGAAGCGAAATTTAACCTCTCCGCCTGGGCGCTGAAGAACCAGCAGATGGTCAGCTTTTTGATGTTGCTGGTGATTGCGATGGGCGTGTTTTGCTATGAGAAGCTGCCGCGTAATGAAGATCCGGCTTTTACCATTAAAACGGCCGTTGTCTCCGCCCAGTGGCCGGGAGCCTCCGTAGCGGATACCACCCGTCTGCTGACCGATACGCTTGAAAAAAAGCTGCAGGAAACGCCCTGGCTGGACTATCTCGAAAGTGAAACCCGTGCCGGACGCACCGTTATCCACGTCAACCTTCGTGACGATACGCCCCCGCAACGCGTGCCCGATATCTGGTATCAGGTTCGCAAAAAAATGCAGGACATCGCGCCGTCCCTGCCTGAAGGGGTGCAGGGCCCTGCCGTGGACGACGAGTTTGACGACACGTTCGGCACAATTTACGCCTTTATTCCCGAAGGTTTCACCCTGCGGGAGGTGCGGGAGCGCGCTGAGACAATTCGTCGCGAGCTGATGTCCCTGCCGGATATGGGCAAAACCACCCTGCTGGGCGAACAGCAGGAGCAGTGGATTCTCGCCTTTTCTCCGGCGCGCCTTGCCGGTATGGGGCTCGATATTCAGGAAGTTGCCGACGCCCTCCGGGCGCAAAATGCGGTTGTCCCGGCTGGCGTTATGCGTACCGGACAGGAGAACATGGCGATAAAGGTCAGCGGTGCGCTCACGACTGAAGAGAGCTTACGCGCCGTCACGCTGCACGTGAACAATCGCTATATTCCGCTGACCGATATTGCCACCGTCACCCGCGAAATCGCCGAGCCACCGGCTCCGGCCTACCGGGTGAACGGCAAGCCGGCTATCGGGCTGGCGGTGTCGATGGCGCCAACGGGCAACATGCTGCGTTTCGGCGCCGCGCTGAATGACAGAATGGCGGCCCTCAGCGCCGGGCTGCCGCACGGTATCGAGATGGTGAAAGTCGCCGATCAGTCAGCGGTGGTCAGTGACGCGGTAAGCGGGTTTATCCGGGTGCTTATCGAAGCCGTTGTTATCGTGCTGGCGGTTTCATTTGTCTCGCTGGGTTTACGGGCTGGACTGGTGGTGGCGACGGCCATTCCGCTGGTGCTCGCCATGACTTTTGCCGGCATGATGCTCGCAGGTATTGGCCTTCAGCGTATCTCGCTCGGGGCGCTGATCATTGCCCTGGGCCTGCTGGTGGATGACGCGATGATCGCCGTCGAAACGATGGTCTCCCGGCTGGAAGCGGGGGATTCCCGTCGGCACGCGGCCACCCATGCATTCAAAACGACGGCCTTCCCGATGCTCACCGGGACTCTGGTGATGATTGCCGGCTTTATTCCCGTTGGTTTTGCGGCCTCCAGCGCCGGTGAATACTGCTTTTCCCTGTTTGCGGTGGTGCTCATTGCCCTGCTCTGCTCCTGGGCTGTCGCGATCCTGTTTTCGCCGCTGACGGGCACGTGGCTGCTGCCGGAAAAAGTCAGACATCACGCGGCGGGACCCGGCAGGATCGCGCGCGGGTACGGACGGCTTTTACGCCTGGCACTGCGTCACCGAGTGGCTACCGTGCTGATTGCGCTTGCCGCGCTGGGGCTGTCAGCGTACGGCACGACGTTTATGCAGGGCGAGTTTTTCCCCGCTTCGGACAGGCCAGAGCTGCTGGTCAGCCTGACGCTTCCGGCCAACGCGTCGCAGCCGGAAACGCTAAGAGAGGTGGAAAAGCTGGAAAAAGCGCTGGCCGGAAACAGCAATATCGATCGCTATTCGACGTACGTCGGGTCGGGCGCCATCCGTTTTTACCTGCCGATGGACGTGCTGCTGGAAAATGAAAACATCGCCCAGATGGTCGTGGTGGCTAAAGATCTTGAGGCGCGGGATCGTCTGCATGCCCAGTTGAACAGGATCCTGGCGACGCAATTTAGCGACATCATTACGCGCGTGTCGCCCCTTGAGCTGGGGCCGCCCGTCGGCTGGCCCATCAAATACCGGGTGAGCGGGCCTGATTATCTGCAGGTCCGGGCGTTGGCGAACCGCCTCACGGACGCGATTGGCCGGTCTCCGCTCTCACGCGACGTTAACCAGACGGCCGGAGAGCCGGAGAGGGTCATTACCTTAAAGGTAAATCAGACGGCGGCCAGGGCGGCGGGAATATCGTCAGAAAGCCTCGCCCGCACGCTGAACACCGTCTGGTCCGGCAGCGTTGTCACCTCCATCAGGGATAATGACCGCCTTGTCGACGTGGTGCTGCGGGCCACGGACGATGCACGTCACAGCACCGCCACCCTCTCCTCGCTCACGATTCAGGGGAATGACGGTAAAAAAATTCCGCTCAGCGCCGTCGCGACGCCGGTCTGGGGCGTGGACGATCCGGTCGTCTGGCGTCGGCAGCGCGTGCCCTTCATCACGGTGCAAACGGATCTTACCCCGGGGATGAAGGCTGAAGCGGTATCCGCGGCGCTGCGTCCGGTGGTCGACAAGCTGCGCACGAGCCTGCCGGCAGGTTACAGCATTGAAGAAGGCGGCGCGGTTGCCGAATCGGATAAGGGGAACAGCTCCGTCTTTACCGTTCTTCCGGTGACGCTGGTCATCATGCTGTTGCTGCTGATGCTCCAGCTGCGGCGTTATTCCCGGATGCTGCTGGCCCTCCTGATGGCCCCGTTTGGCTTGCCGGGGATCGTGCTGGCTATGCTGCCCGGCGGCACGCCGATGGGGTTTGTCGCGCTGCTGGGCGTCATCGCTCTGGCGGGAATGATCGTGCGCAACGCGGTGATACTGATTAGCGAGGTTGACGGTAATCTTGCTCAGGGGATGGCAAACGATGCCGCGATTATGGCGGCCGCGGAGCACCGGGCCAGACCCATCTGCCTGACCGCCTGCGCCGCCATCCTGGGCATGATCCCGATCTCTCATCAGGTCTTCTGGGGGCCAATGGCCTATGCGATTATCGGCGGGCTGCTGGTCGCGACGCTGGTGACGCTGACCGTGTTACCCGCGTCGTTTAGCCTGCTGTTACAGTGGGGCGCTCAGCGCAACGCCGCAAAAGACGGACTGCGCTGA
- a CDS encoding efflux RND transporter periplasmic adaptor subunit, with translation MSDEFFLSLRHCLHHLYGVARTFSWLHFLPLALLALAIFPLTGCGDKHENKPDPARAVRYVVVGTAQTLPALERTGEIHAHDETTLSFRTGGRILTRSVDIGDRVTAGQLLATLDNTTGQNQLDSAEADFEGAKASAQVAALNVSRMQKLMPTGAIARTQLDSARADWLVARARLKSSEAAWRNARESLGWTRLIAPQAGVITAVNASAGQVVSDGLSVLTLATGEGRDVAFDIATPDAIPPLDRAELRVSLLSDPSVQASAALRDITPQADPQTRTWRVRATLQNPPAAMALGASVTVTLPSSAPHGYTLPASALTRVGDKPAVFVITPQSRAQLRAVVPASYTATSVMIASGLEPGDRVITAGVSTLRSGEPVVAGEVQP, from the coding sequence ATGTCAGACGAATTTTTTCTCTCTCTGCGCCACTGCCTGCATCATTTGTACGGCGTGGCGCGCACCTTTTCCTGGCTGCATTTTCTTCCCCTGGCCCTGCTTGCGCTGGCGATTTTTCCGCTGACCGGCTGCGGTGATAAACACGAAAATAAGCCCGACCCCGCGCGAGCGGTACGCTACGTCGTCGTTGGCACCGCCCAAACCCTTCCCGCGCTGGAAAGAACCGGTGAGATCCATGCCCACGATGAAACGACCCTGAGCTTTCGAACCGGGGGCCGGATACTGACGCGCAGCGTTGATATTGGCGACCGGGTCACTGCCGGACAGCTGCTGGCCACGCTTGACAATACGACCGGGCAAAACCAGCTCGACAGCGCTGAGGCCGACTTTGAGGGTGCCAAAGCCTCTGCGCAGGTCGCCGCGCTTAACGTCAGTCGAATGCAAAAGCTTATGCCAACGGGCGCGATAGCCCGCACGCAGCTCGACAGCGCCCGTGCGGACTGGCTTGTCGCCCGCGCGCGCTTAAAAAGCAGCGAGGCCGCCTGGCGAAATGCCCGCGAAAGCCTCGGCTGGACGCGCCTGATCGCGCCGCAGGCGGGCGTCATCACGGCCGTGAACGCCTCTGCGGGACAGGTTGTCAGCGACGGTCTGTCCGTGCTGACGCTGGCGACCGGAGAAGGTCGCGACGTGGCGTTCGATATTGCCACTCCGGATGCGATCCCGCCTCTGGATAGGGCGGAGTTGCGGGTTTCCCTGCTCAGCGACCCGTCGGTACAGGCGTCTGCCGCGCTGCGGGATATCACCCCACAGGCCGATCCTCAGACCCGCACCTGGCGCGTCAGGGCCACCCTGCAAAACCCGCCGGCGGCCATGGCGCTGGGCGCCAGCGTTACCGTCACGTTGCCATCGTCAGCCCCGCACGGCTACACCCTTCCCGCCTCGGCGCTGACCCGCGTCGGCGACAAACCGGCCGTTTTTGTGATTACCCCGCAGTCGCGGGCGCAGCTGCGCGCGGTGGTGCCCGCGAGCTATACGGCCACCTCCGTCATGATTGCCTCCGGCCTTGAGCCAGGCGACAGGGTGATTACGGCGGGCGTGAGCACATTGCGGTCCGGCGAGCCGGTGGTTGCCGGAGAGGTTCAGCCATGA